Proteins encoded by one window of Vespula pensylvanica isolate Volc-1 chromosome 6, ASM1446617v1, whole genome shotgun sequence:
- the LOC122630282 gene encoding latrophilin Cirl-like isoform X3, which produces MECRKGRRKGLLGGLLLAWLLTSGRTVVARNIERYDTAYACEGKTLWIECGEGKLIHLIRANYGRFSITICNEHGNTDWSVNCMSPKTFRVLNNECNDQQNCSIVASTSQFGDPCPNTHKYLEAHYRCVSATTTTTTSRPSPPWFITSQPSVWSTAKPTVRPPSRITTPAVQQPPQPPPAPSTPALPITTPPSPTSTRSFEDMDREDQDSTLPGKGVAANGAVIPPIAPETMQPTTTSTFAPWRTSRRPTVPSTYYPESSSNGQWYDYGRQACPPVIARNLSWNATRAGDVAVQSCPGGANGLARWRCLAKGDSAVWHRDTPDLSECRSVWLTSLENRVTDGDVILGISRELSQVTNNSRGLYGGDMMITTKIIKNMAEKMAQDIRTYQDPNQREVSVTELLQGVVRTGSNLLNEAQMASWKDLSHQEQMRVATSLLIGLEENAFLLADTLTQEKTITHDCRNILMEVRVLDTRNIGSDLEVFPNNIVEGRWTASTAHVELTRGALLENSEAGIVRLVFMAFNRLEEILQPQAEVPSVVTNDDSQSLPKRNTTRLLNSKIISASLGKGRHIQLSEPVRIYFRHLTLENVTNPTCVFWDYILSGWSEEGCQIRKSNDTHTVCECNHLTNFAVLMDVHAVRLDIAHQVALQIITYIGCIISVVCLVLAILTFQLFRGLKSDRTTIHKNLCVCLLIAEVLFVCGIGQTNQRIVCGIVAGLLHFFFLCAFAWMFLEGFQLYVMLIEVFEAEKSRLRWYYLVAYGAPLLVVAISCIIDPFSYGTDRYCWLRADNYFIFSFVGPVILVILANLVFLSMAIYMMCRHANTTVAMKSKEHSRLASARAWLRGAIVLVFLLGLTWTFGLLYLNQESVVMAYIFTVLNSLQGLFIFVFHCVQNEKVRKEYRKFIRRHSWLPKCLRCSKTVTGSSGSSGTSGGGVGPGGNGGKEFASHNTSSNPSAPTTDSSGLSPHAASNYLVSGRSWAIVDRQPAVAVPSESSGTEAHIVATLPYARHAFLPSAPNIPKSATATWGHLNKNLMWKNISFKSYSRDSGHGGSEQEDSPRTHNTLTLGHSGRNRDRDRNRIIGSNDGSETMSGGRAATTAATTSVGTGRRAAMPYNHTYTEIVDGRNGGNGMHHQMHAHHGQHVHLPAHRGVGSVGGLTNEDDPVYEEIERGGAGGAVGEIQVSDMSDEDGRRQSDMSRQSSRSYGDHRPLIPYSPANDRNLLHYGQTMSDRVGNTHYDPTEYGPTVERTLNACWEKLRRQQARYELGELPRLPAGYGLPPQQDHTRTVAVLDGHTVVCHLQPQTDMYTGRGMPPPSYSEC; this is translated from the exons GTGTAACGACCAACAAAACTGCAGCATCGTTGCATCAACCTCGCAATTCGGTGATCCTTGTCCCAACACGCACAAATATCTCGAGGCACATTATCGTTGTGTCTCTG CGActacaacaacgacgacatcCCGACCAAGTCCGCCATGGTTCATAACTTCGCAACCGAGCGTTTGGAGCACGGCTAAGCCAACCGTGAGACCTCCCTCGAGGATTACGACACCGGCGGTTCAACAGCCACCGCAACCACCACCGGCACCATCTACACCAGCTTTGCCAATAACCACTCCGCCAAG TCCAACCTCGACGAGGTCCTTCGAAGATATGGACAGAGAGGACCAAGATTCTACCCTTCCAGGGAAAGGTGTCGCAGCGAACGGAGCAGTGATTCCGCCTATCGCGCCTGAAACAATGCAGCCGACAACTACATCAACATTTGCTCCATGGAGAACAAGTCGAAGACCAACCG tACCCAGCACTTATTATCCAGAGTCCAGCTCGAACGGGCAATGGTACGATTATGGACGACAGGCCTGTCCACCGGTAATAGCACGAAATCTTTCATGGAACGCGACTCGAGCTGGAGACGTTGCCGTCCAAAGTTGTCCAGGTGGTGCCAATGGTCTTGCTCGTTGGAGGTGTCTTGCCAAAGGAGATTCCGCGGTGTGGCATCGAGACACTCCAGATTTGAGCGAGTGTCGTTCCGTTTGGTTGACGTCTTTGGAAAATAGGGTGACTGATGGTGATGTCATATTGGGGATCAGTCGAGAACTTTCACAAGTGACAAACAATAGTCGTGGTCTTTACGGTGGTGACATGATGATCACAACCAAGATCATAAAGAACATGGCTGAAAAGATGGCACAAGACATTAGGACCTATCAAGATCCCAATCAAAGAGAAGTCAGCGTTACGGAACTCTTGCAAGGTGTTGTAAGAACAGGCAGCAATCTTTTGAACGAGGCACAGATGGCTTCGTGGAAGGATCTCAGTCATCAGGAACAAATGAGAGTAGCGACCTCTTTGTTGATAGGTCTCGAAGAGAATGCATTTCTTTTGGCTGATACTTTGACCCAAGAGAAGACTATCACTCATGATTGTAGGAATATAC TGATGGAAGTTCGCGTTTTGGATACACGCAATATCGGTAGCGATCTCGAAGTCTTTCCAAACAACATTGTGGAGGGAAGATGGACAGCATCCACGGCGCACGTCGAACTAACCAGAGGTGCTCTTTTGGAAAACAGCGAAGCTGGGATCGTTCGACTAGTCTTCATGGCCTTCAATAGACTCGAAGAAATTCTTCAACCGCAAGCTGAAGTGCCGTCCGTCGTTACAAACGATGACTCGCAATCGTTGCCGAAAAGAAATACGACTAGGTTATTGAACAGTAAGATTATCTCTGCTTCATTAGGAAAAGGTCGTCATATACAGCTATCGGAACCAGTAAGGATATACTTCAGGCATTTGACATTGGAAAACGTTACGAATCCTACTTGCGTCTTTTGGGATTATATTTTGAG tGGTTGGTCAGAAGAAGGTTGTCAAATAAGAAAGAGTAACGACACGCACACAGTATGCGAGTGCAATCACTTAACAAATTTCGCCGTTCTCATGGACGTTCATGCAGTTAGATTGGACATCGCTCATCAAGTCGCACTACAAATCATCACTTATATAGGCTGCATCATATCTGTCGTCTGTCTGGTGTTAGCGATACTTACTTTTCAATTGTTCCGTGGGCTCAAG TCCGACAGAACGACGATACACAAGAACCTGTGCGTCTGCCTCTTAATAGCTGaagttttgtttgtttgtggTATCGGACAAACGAATCAAAGGATCGTCTGTGGTATCGTTGCTGGTttattacacttttttttcctatgtGCGTTCGCCTGGATGTTCCTCGAAG GATTTCAACTGTATGTTATGCTGATCGAAGTTTTCGAAGCGGAAAAGTCTAGACTTCGATGGTATTATCTTGTTGCTTACGGAGCACCGTTGCTGGTAGTTGCGATATCCTGTATAATCGATCCATTCAGTTACGGTACCGATCGATACTGTTGGCTTCGAGCGGACAACTACTTCATCTTCAGCTTTGTGGGGCCCGTGATACTTGTAATCTTG GCGAATCTCGTATTCCTGTCGATGGCGATATACATGATGTGCCGACACGCAAATACGACGGTAGCCATGAAGAGTAAAGAACATTCTCGTCTAGCTAGCGCAAG AGCTTGGTTACGCGGCGCCATCGTCCTAGTATTTCTACTAGGATTAACCTGGACTTTTGGACTTCTCTATTTGAATCAAGAATCAGTGGTAATGGCATACATCTTTACTGTACTCAACAGCCTGCAAGGCCTTTTCATCTTCGTATTCCACTGCGTTCAAAACGAAAAG GTAAGAAAGGAGTATAGAAAGTTCATCCGACGTCACTCGTGGCTACCAAAGTGCTTGAGATGTTCGAAGACGGTGACGGGAAGTTCCGGATCATCCGGTACGAGCGGTGGTGGAGTCGGGCCTGGTGGAAACGGTGGAAAGGAATTTGCCTCGCACAACACATCCTCGAATCCTTCGGCTCCAACGACGGACAGCTCAGGATTATCGCCTCATGCCGCCTCTAAC TACTTGGTATCCGGTCGAAGCTGGGCGATAGTCGATAGGCAGCCGGCAGTCGCTGTGCCAAGTGAATCCTCTGGCACAGAGGCTCACATCGTGGCCACCCTGCCGTACGCCCGTCACGCATTCTTACCCTCAGCTCCTAATATCCCCAAATCTGCCACCGCCACTTGGGGCCACCTTAACAAAAACCTCATGTGGAAG aacatttcttttaaatcgtaCTCCCGGGACTCTGGACACGGTGGATCCGAACAGGAAGACTCACCGAGGACACACAACACTTTAACTCTAGGCCACTCGGGTCgaaatcgagatcgagatcgaaaCCGTATTATCGGCTCGAACGATGGCAGCGAGACGATGAGCGGTGGAAGGGCAGCAACGACAGCGGCAACGACTTCGGTGGGAACTGGACGACGAGCTGCCATGCCATATAATCATACTTACACGGAAATCGTTGATGGTAGAAACGGTGGAAATGGTATGCATCATCAGATGCATGCTCATCACGGTCAACATGTACACCTTCCAGCGCATCGCGGAGTTGGCAGCGTTGGTGGCTTAACAAACGAAGATGATCCTGTCTACGAGGAAATCGAACGAGGTGGCGCCGGTGGAGCTGTCGGAGAGATCCAAGTGTCAGACATGTCCGACGAGGATGGTCGACGGCAAAGCGACATGAGCAGACAATCTTCGAGAAGCTACGGTGACCATAGGCCACTGATTCCATACTCACCTGCTAACGATCGTAACCTGCTCCATTACGGACAAACGATGAGCGATCGTGTTGGAAACACTCATTACGATCCAACGGAATATGGTCCAACCGTTGAAAGGACCTTAAACGCCTGCTGGGAGAAACTACGAAGGCAACAAGCGAGGTACGAGCTCGGTGAACTGCCGCGACTCCCTGCAGGTTATGGATTACCACCTCAACAGGATCACACAAGAACCGTTGCTGTTCTCGACGGCCATACCGTTGTCTGCCATCTTCAACCCCAAACGGACATGTATACGGGACGTGGAATGCCACCACCTTCTTACAGCGAGTGTTAG
- the LOC122630282 gene encoding latrophilin Cirl-like isoform X4, with translation MECRKGRRKGLLGGLLLAWLLTSGRTVVARNIERYDTAYACEGKTLWIECGEGKLIHLIRANYGRFSITICNEHGNTDWSVNCMSPKTFRVLNNECNDQQNCSIVASTSQFGDPCPNTHKYLEAHYRCVSATTTTTTSRPSPPWFITSQPSVWSTAKPTVRPPSRITTPAVQQPPQPPPAPSTPALPITTPPSPTSTRSFEDMDREDQDSTLPGKGVAANGAVIPPIAPETMQPTTTSTFAPWRTSRRPTVPSTYYPESSSNGQWYDYGRQACPPVIARNLSWNATRAGDVAVQSCPGGANGLARWRCLAKGDSAVWHRDTPDLSECRSVWLTSLENRVTDGDVILGISRELSQVTNNSRGLYGGDMMITTKIIKNMAEKMAQDIRTYQDPNQREVSVTELLQGVVRTGSNLLNEAQMASWKDLSHQEQMRVATSLLIGLEENAFLLADTLTQEKTITHDCRNILMEVRVLDTRNIGSDLEVFPNNIVEGRWTASTAHVELTRGALLENSEAGIVRLVFMAFNRLEEILQPQAEVPSVVTNDDSQSLPKRNTTRLLNSKIISASLGKGRHIQLSEPVRIYFRHLTLENVTNPTCVFWDYILSGWSEEGCQIRKSNDTHTVCECNHLTNFAVLMDVHAVRLDIAHQVALQIITYIGCIISVVCLVLAILTFQLFRGLKSDRTTIHKNLCVCLLIAEVLFVCGIGQTNQRIVCGIVAGLLHFFFLCAFAWMFLEGFQLYVMLIEVFEAEKSRLRWYYLVAYGAPLLVVAISCIIDPFSYGTDRYCWLRADNYFIFSFVGPVILVILANLVFLSMAIYMMCRHANTTVAMKSKEHSRLASASGKEENALPNKLQAHLAWLRGAIVLVFLLGLTWTFGLLYLNQESVVMAYIFTVLNSLQGLFIFVFHCVQNEKVRKEYRKFIRRHSWLPKCLRCSKTVTGSSGSSGTSGGGVGPGGNGGKEFASHNTSSNPSAPTTDSSGLSPHAASNNISFKSYSRDSGHGGSEQEDSPRTHNTLTLGHSGRNRDRDRNRIIGSNDGSETMSGGRAATTAATTSVGTGRRAAMPYNHTYTEIVDGRNGGNGMHHQMHAHHGQHVHLPAHRGVGSVGGLTNEDDPVYEEIERGGAGGAVGEIQVSDMSDEDGRRQSDMSRQSSRSYGDHRPLIPYSPANDRNLLHYGQTMSDRVGNTHYDPTEYGPTVERTLNACWEKLRRQQARYELGELPRLPAGYGLPPQQDHTRTVAVLDGHTVVCHLQPQTDMYTGRGMPPPSYSEC, from the exons GTGTAACGACCAACAAAACTGCAGCATCGTTGCATCAACCTCGCAATTCGGTGATCCTTGTCCCAACACGCACAAATATCTCGAGGCACATTATCGTTGTGTCTCTG CGActacaacaacgacgacatcCCGACCAAGTCCGCCATGGTTCATAACTTCGCAACCGAGCGTTTGGAGCACGGCTAAGCCAACCGTGAGACCTCCCTCGAGGATTACGACACCGGCGGTTCAACAGCCACCGCAACCACCACCGGCACCATCTACACCAGCTTTGCCAATAACCACTCCGCCAAG TCCAACCTCGACGAGGTCCTTCGAAGATATGGACAGAGAGGACCAAGATTCTACCCTTCCAGGGAAAGGTGTCGCAGCGAACGGAGCAGTGATTCCGCCTATCGCGCCTGAAACAATGCAGCCGACAACTACATCAACATTTGCTCCATGGAGAACAAGTCGAAGACCAACCG tACCCAGCACTTATTATCCAGAGTCCAGCTCGAACGGGCAATGGTACGATTATGGACGACAGGCCTGTCCACCGGTAATAGCACGAAATCTTTCATGGAACGCGACTCGAGCTGGAGACGTTGCCGTCCAAAGTTGTCCAGGTGGTGCCAATGGTCTTGCTCGTTGGAGGTGTCTTGCCAAAGGAGATTCCGCGGTGTGGCATCGAGACACTCCAGATTTGAGCGAGTGTCGTTCCGTTTGGTTGACGTCTTTGGAAAATAGGGTGACTGATGGTGATGTCATATTGGGGATCAGTCGAGAACTTTCACAAGTGACAAACAATAGTCGTGGTCTTTACGGTGGTGACATGATGATCACAACCAAGATCATAAAGAACATGGCTGAAAAGATGGCACAAGACATTAGGACCTATCAAGATCCCAATCAAAGAGAAGTCAGCGTTACGGAACTCTTGCAAGGTGTTGTAAGAACAGGCAGCAATCTTTTGAACGAGGCACAGATGGCTTCGTGGAAGGATCTCAGTCATCAGGAACAAATGAGAGTAGCGACCTCTTTGTTGATAGGTCTCGAAGAGAATGCATTTCTTTTGGCTGATACTTTGACCCAAGAGAAGACTATCACTCATGATTGTAGGAATATAC TGATGGAAGTTCGCGTTTTGGATACACGCAATATCGGTAGCGATCTCGAAGTCTTTCCAAACAACATTGTGGAGGGAAGATGGACAGCATCCACGGCGCACGTCGAACTAACCAGAGGTGCTCTTTTGGAAAACAGCGAAGCTGGGATCGTTCGACTAGTCTTCATGGCCTTCAATAGACTCGAAGAAATTCTTCAACCGCAAGCTGAAGTGCCGTCCGTCGTTACAAACGATGACTCGCAATCGTTGCCGAAAAGAAATACGACTAGGTTATTGAACAGTAAGATTATCTCTGCTTCATTAGGAAAAGGTCGTCATATACAGCTATCGGAACCAGTAAGGATATACTTCAGGCATTTGACATTGGAAAACGTTACGAATCCTACTTGCGTCTTTTGGGATTATATTTTGAG tGGTTGGTCAGAAGAAGGTTGTCAAATAAGAAAGAGTAACGACACGCACACAGTATGCGAGTGCAATCACTTAACAAATTTCGCCGTTCTCATGGACGTTCATGCAGTTAGATTGGACATCGCTCATCAAGTCGCACTACAAATCATCACTTATATAGGCTGCATCATATCTGTCGTCTGTCTGGTGTTAGCGATACTTACTTTTCAATTGTTCCGTGGGCTCAAG TCCGACAGAACGACGATACACAAGAACCTGTGCGTCTGCCTCTTAATAGCTGaagttttgtttgtttgtggTATCGGACAAACGAATCAAAGGATCGTCTGTGGTATCGTTGCTGGTttattacacttttttttcctatgtGCGTTCGCCTGGATGTTCCTCGAAG GATTTCAACTGTATGTTATGCTGATCGAAGTTTTCGAAGCGGAAAAGTCTAGACTTCGATGGTATTATCTTGTTGCTTACGGAGCACCGTTGCTGGTAGTTGCGATATCCTGTATAATCGATCCATTCAGTTACGGTACCGATCGATACTGTTGGCTTCGAGCGGACAACTACTTCATCTTCAGCTTTGTGGGGCCCGTGATACTTGTAATCTTG GCGAATCTCGTATTCCTGTCGATGGCGATATACATGATGTGCCGACACGCAAATACGACGGTAGCCATGAAGAGTAAAGAACATTCTCGTCTAGCTAGCGCAAG tggaaaggaagagaatgcTCTTCCCAACAAATTGCAAGCGCACTT AGCTTGGTTACGCGGCGCCATCGTCCTAGTATTTCTACTAGGATTAACCTGGACTTTTGGACTTCTCTATTTGAATCAAGAATCAGTGGTAATGGCATACATCTTTACTGTACTCAACAGCCTGCAAGGCCTTTTCATCTTCGTATTCCACTGCGTTCAAAACGAAAAG GTAAGAAAGGAGTATAGAAAGTTCATCCGACGTCACTCGTGGCTACCAAAGTGCTTGAGATGTTCGAAGACGGTGACGGGAAGTTCCGGATCATCCGGTACGAGCGGTGGTGGAGTCGGGCCTGGTGGAAACGGTGGAAAGGAATTTGCCTCGCACAACACATCCTCGAATCCTTCGGCTCCAACGACGGACAGCTCAGGATTATCGCCTCATGCCGCCTCTAAC aacatttcttttaaatcgtaCTCCCGGGACTCTGGACACGGTGGATCCGAACAGGAAGACTCACCGAGGACACACAACACTTTAACTCTAGGCCACTCGGGTCgaaatcgagatcgagatcgaaaCCGTATTATCGGCTCGAACGATGGCAGCGAGACGATGAGCGGTGGAAGGGCAGCAACGACAGCGGCAACGACTTCGGTGGGAACTGGACGACGAGCTGCCATGCCATATAATCATACTTACACGGAAATCGTTGATGGTAGAAACGGTGGAAATGGTATGCATCATCAGATGCATGCTCATCACGGTCAACATGTACACCTTCCAGCGCATCGCGGAGTTGGCAGCGTTGGTGGCTTAACAAACGAAGATGATCCTGTCTACGAGGAAATCGAACGAGGTGGCGCCGGTGGAGCTGTCGGAGAGATCCAAGTGTCAGACATGTCCGACGAGGATGGTCGACGGCAAAGCGACATGAGCAGACAATCTTCGAGAAGCTACGGTGACCATAGGCCACTGATTCCATACTCACCTGCTAACGATCGTAACCTGCTCCATTACGGACAAACGATGAGCGATCGTGTTGGAAACACTCATTACGATCCAACGGAATATGGTCCAACCGTTGAAAGGACCTTAAACGCCTGCTGGGAGAAACTACGAAGGCAACAAGCGAGGTACGAGCTCGGTGAACTGCCGCGACTCCCTGCAGGTTATGGATTACCACCTCAACAGGATCACACAAGAACCGTTGCTGTTCTCGACGGCCATACCGTTGTCTGCCATCTTCAACCCCAAACGGACATGTATACGGGACGTGGAATGCCACCACCTTCTTACAGCGAGTGTTAG